The genomic DNA TGAAGGAGATGCGGCACTGCGGGGACGGGAAACCGGAGTCTTCCGGCTGTTCGGAAATACATCCCACGCACCGGGCATTACATGCCTGTGCCGTGGGCAGCGGGCATTCGAAGCGGCCGAGTGCGAGGTTCTTGGCTGCGGGACAGCCGCTTGCAAGCGCGCATCCGGCAAGATGGTTGACCAGCCGGTTTTCGGGCATCTCGGAAATGAGGTTGTGCGCCCCGGCTTCCACGCGATCCGGCGGAATATTCTTGAAAATCTGGCGCTTGTCTTCATCCACCTTTTTGGCGCAGACCCAGAATTTACCGTTGGCGTACCCGATGGCTCCATAGGAGAGTAGCGGCAGTATGGGCGCGTCGTCGTCGGATTCGTAGGCGGAAATGCCGCTGAGGGTGTGTCCGGGCGAGGCGAACGCGGCCACGGCGAGTTCTTCCATGACCTCTGCCTGTCCGGTCTCCTGATTGTAGCCCATGGCGTGCCTTCCCGGCAGCATGAAGAATTCTGATTCCGCCGGAAGCGGTGTGATTTCGTCAGGACGGGGCAGGCCGAACTCATCGCCTCGACGGCACATGAGCAGAAGGTCGGGGTGATCGAAAATTTCGCCATCAGGAGTGGCGAACAACATACGCGGCTGGGGTTTTTTCTTGGATGCCATAGCGGTCATATAATGGAAACATATGCTTTTGGGCAAGGAGAGTTTCTTTTTATAATAATGAGAACTAGATGGTCAGAGTGGGAAATCAACCTTTGAGCCGTCTTTGGCGGAATTGTCGGGTAATGTTGCCGCCTGAAGCAATTTCAAGCTGCGGTGCTTTTGAGACGGGTGTGAAACATGAAAAGGTCGGCACCCGAAAGGGGTACCGACCTTGATTGGTCTTGCGAACCAGAGTCTCGGCTTAACGCTTGGAGAACTGGAAGCTGGCGCGGGCGCCGCGGAGACCGTACTTCTTACGCTCTTTCTTACGAGCATCGCGGGTCAGGAGACCGGCGGGCTTGAGAACGGCGCGAAGTTCCGGGTCGATTTCGCAGAGTGCGCGGGAGATGCCGTGGCGCAGGGCTTCGGCCTGGCCAGCAACGCCGCCGCCGGAGCAGTTGGCCTTGATGTCGTACTTGTCGAGCATCTTGACCAGCTTCAGGGGCTGCTGCACAATCATCTGCAGGGTTTTGCGGGGGAAGTAGTCCTCGAAGGGACGACCGTTGACGGTGATCTGCCCGGTACCGGCGTAAAGGCGGGTACGGGAGATGGCGTTCTTTCTTTTACCAGTGCTGTAAGTGAAATCGCTCATGATAATCCCCGATTAAATGTCCAGAGTTTTGGGAGCCTGGGCAGCGTGCGGATGCTCGGAACCAGCGTAGACCTTCAGCTTCTTGAGGAGCTGAGCGGAAAGCTTGTTCTTGGGCAGCATGCCTTTGACTGCGGCGGTGATAACGTTTTCAGGCTTTTTATCCAACATCTCGCGGAGAGTCTTTTCTTTCAGACCGCCGGGATGGTTGGTGTGCTTGTAGTACATCTTCTTGTCGAGCTTCTGGCCGGTAACCTTGATCTTCTCGGCGTTGATAACGACGATGAAGTCGCCCATGTCCATGTGGGGGGCGAATTCAGGCTTGTGCTTTCCGCGCAGACGAGTGGTGATCTCGGTAGCGAGGCGACCCAGAATCTTGTCCGTGGCGTCGACGATGAACCATTCGCGGTTCGCGTCTTCCGGCTTCGGGCTATATGTCTTCATTTGAGTGCTCCTTAAAAAAGCAAAAATAGTCGGTGGCACAATCAGATAATCATCTGCATGCCAACCTCTTGTGCATCTTGATATAACCTGCCGTAATTCATCAACAAACGCACCCGAGCTGGATGTAACGGGTAAGCCCGTGCAACGCCGGTGAACTCGACTAGGAGAGGTTTCTTACACAGAAGCGGGAGAAAGATAAAGTCTTTTTTTGAAGAAAAATGGCGGTAGCAGTGGGTTTTCTTCGGGGGGTGGAGGAAAAAGGCAGGAAAGGATGCGGCTTATCAGCCGCGATTATTTTTGAAGAATTCTGCCGGTGGCGTTCTGCGCGGACGGCGGTTCATTTTTTGTTTGGCGACAAAAAAGGAACCAAAAAAGCGCCTTTTGATGGGAACCGCCGCCCTGCGGTTCGTCGGCTCGAATTTGATCCAAGCTTGCAGCTTTCGGTTTCGCGTTCTTCCGCTTCGCTCCAGAGCGAAACCGAATAAGACGCTGCCGGTCGCTTGGTCAGCTTCTACGCCGCTTGAACCGAGGGCTGGTGTTGGTGATTTGTTTGGAAATGGGAAAGGCAAGTGCGAACGCGAAGAGATGCGTTTGAATGATCTATAAAAAGGCGGCACACGCAATTAAGCGTGTGCCGCCTGTAATTATCAAACTTTCGTCGAAGGCGATAATGGGATTCTTAAGGGTATAGCCCTTAAGCCGCCGGAGGCGAAATCACCCGACAAATCCGCGAAGCGGCTTCAAATCCTGATTTCCCTTATCCCGCCACAAGTTCCTTGATCTTGGCGATGGCGTTGGGGATGCCTGCGGCATTGGAGCCGCCTGCGCGTGCGAGGTCCGGACGACCGCCGCCTCCGCCGCCGACTTCGCCAGCCACGGGCTTGATGAGGTCACCGGCCTTGAAACGATCGTGCAGATCCTTGGTGACGGCGAGCGCCACGGATACCTTGCCTTCGTCGTGTCCCGCCACGAGGCAGATGATGCCGGAATCGATCTTGGAGCGCAGGGCGTCCATCTGTTCGAGCATCACGCCCATGTTCGGGGCTTCGAGTTCCACGGCAAGCACCTTGACGCCGTTGATCTCTTCGATCTCGGACATCATGTCGCGGCCTGCGCCGGAAGCGAGCTTGGCCTGAAGCGATTTCATTTCCTTTGCCATGTCCTTGACCTGCTGCTGGAGGTCCTTGACCTTCTTTGACAGCTCTTCGGGACGTGCCTTGAGCATGGCTCCGGCTTCGGCAACGGCTGCACGGCGTTCGTTCAGGTAGGCGATGGCGTTGCCGCCGGTAGCGGCTTCGATGCGGCGGATACCCGCAGCCACGCCGGATTCGCTCGTGATGACGAATCCGCCCGCGATGCCGGTGTTGTCGAGATGTGTGCCGCCGCAGAATTCCATGGATACGCCCGGTACTTCGATGATGGATACGGTGTCGCCGTACTTTTCGCCGAACAGGGCGGTTGCGCCCTTGGCCTGTGCGTCTTCAATGGACATGACGCTGCGATCAACCGGAATGGCGTCGAGTACGTTCTGATTGACGATAGCCTCGACCTCGGCGATTTCGTCCTGCGACAATCCCTTGATGTGGGTGAAGTCGAAACGAAGACGGTCCGGGCCGACGAGGGAACCTGCCTGCTTGGCATGATCGCCAAGCACTTTCTGGAGTGCGGCGTGCAGCAGGTGGGTCACGGTGTGGTTACGCATGGTGGCGAGCCGCTGGGAGCGATCCACGTTCAGGAACACCGGGTCACCGGTCTTGAGCTCGCCTTCGACAACGGTGATCTTGTGGGCGGTGAGATTCTTGGAAGGCTTGACCGTGTCGGAGACCTCGGCCTTGCCTGCGGATGCGGCGATTTCACCGGTGTCGCCCACCTGACCGCCGGACTCTCCGTAGAACGGGGTGACCCCGGCCACGAGCCAGCCGGTCGCGCCTTCGGGCAGGGAACTGACGACACTGCCGTCCATGTTCATGAGGTAGGCGATGTCGGACTGGTCGGCCATGGTGTCATAGCCGGAGAATTCGCTGGTGACGTCCTGCTCCAGCAGCGTCTGGAAGATGGAGGCCACGTCCTTTTCGCCGGAGCCTTTCCAGGCGGCCTTTGAGCGGTCCTTCTGTTCCTGCATGAGCGTGTCGAAAGACGGTTCGTCCACATCCATGCCGTGCTTTTCCGCGATGTCGCGCACGATGTCGATGGGGAATCCGTAAGTGTCGTAGAGCTTGAAGGTGGTCTCGCCGGGAACGATCTTGGCGTTGGTCTTCTTGAGTTCGGCCAGTTCCTCTTCGAGCAGTTCGAGGCCCTTGTCGAGGGTCTTGGCAAAGCCTTCTTCCTCTCCCTTGACGACTTCGACCATGAAATCGCGGGTCTCTTCGAGTTCCTTGTAGTGGCCGCCCATGTCGTCGATGACCTTGCTTGCGGTCTTCCAGAGGAAGGAACCTTCAAGGCCCATGAGCTTGCCGAAGCGGTAGGCGCGGCGGATGAGGCGGCGCAGGATGTAGCCGCGTCCTTCGTTGGACGGCAGCACCTGATCGGGAATGAGGAAGGCGATGGCGCGGGAGTGGTCGGCGATGACCTGAAGCGCGGTGTCGATTTCCTCGTTCTCGCGGTACTTCACGCCTGCGAGATCGGCGGTGTACTGGATGATGGACTGAAAAAGGTCGGTCTCGTAGTTGGAGGCCACACCCTGACACACGGCGGCGATGCGCTCAAGGCCCATGCCGGTGTCAATGGACGGGCGGGGCAGTTCGGTACGGGTGCCGTCTTCGGCCTGATCGTACTGCATGAACACGAGGTTCCAGATTTCGAGGTAGCGGTCGCAGTCGCATTTGCCGATGCCGCAGTTCGGGCCGCACCCGACTTCTTCGCCCTGATCGAAGTGGACTTCGGAGCAGGGACCGCAGGGACCGGTGTCGCCCATGGACCAGAAGTTGTCCTTTTCGCCCAGCTTGAAGATGCGCTCTTCGGGAATGTTGCAGAGTTTCTTCCAGAGTTCGCCCGCTTCGTCGTCGTCCTTATATATGGTAATATAGAGGCGATCCTTGTCGAGCTTGAGTTCCTCGGTGAGGAATTCCCAACAGAACTTGATGGCGTCTTCCTTGAAATAGTCGCCGAACGAGAAGTTGCCGAGCATTTCGAAGAAGGTGTGGTGGCGTGCGGTACGGCCCACGTTTTCGAGGTCGTTGTGCTTGCCGCCGACGCGCAGGCATTTCTGCGAGGTGGTGGCGCGGTTGTAGTCGCGTTTTTCCTGTCCCAGAAAGACCTTCTTGAACTGGACCATGCCTGCGTTGGTGAACATCAGGCTCGGGTCGTCTTTCGGGATCAGCGGCGCGGACTCCTCAATGAAGTGGCCGTTCTTTTCAAAATACTCAAGGAACCGTTTACGGATTTCAGCAGCGTTCATCGTTCAAATTTCTCCAACAGAAAATTTCCAGAAAGAAACGCCCCGGGTAATGGACCCGAGGCGCTGTATCCCGGATTTAAAAGTCGTTATTCTCCGGCGTCTCCACCGTCTTCAGCTTCCGGGGCTTCGCGATATCCCAGATGCTGCATCAGTTTCTCTTCGATGGCCTCGGCAATGTCCGGATTTTCCTGGAGCAGCTGCCGGACGTTTTCCTTGCCCTGTCCCAGCTTCTCGGAACCAAAGGCGAACCATGAGCCGGACTTGTCCACGATGCCGTGTTCAACACCCATGTCGATGAGTTCACCCATGCGGGAAATGCCCTGACCGTAGAGCACGTCCACGAGCGCCTGCCTGAACGGCGGGGCGACCTTGTTCTTGACCACCTTGATGCGGGCGCGGATGCCGTAGGACTCTTCCTTGTCCTTGAGCGTCTGGATGCGGCGGATGTCGAGTCGGCAGGAAGCGTAGAATTTGAGTGCGTTGCCGCCGGAGGTGGTTTCCGGGTTGCCGTAGCCCGTCATGCCGATCTTCATGCGGATCTGGTTGATGAAGATGACCACGCAGTTGGACTTGTGGATGGTGCCGGTCAGCTTCCTGAGCGCATGGGACATGAGGCGTGCCTGCCCTCCAACCTGTGTCTCGCCCATCTGTCCTTCAAGCTCGGCCTGTGGGATGAGCGCGGCGACAGAGTCGATGACGACCACGTCCATGGCGCCGGAACGTACGAGCAGGTCCGCGATCTCAAGCGCCTGTTCGCCGTAGTCGGGCTGGGAGATCAGCAGTTCGTCGGTCTTGACGCCGAGGCGCTTGGCATAGCCCGGGTCCAGTGCGTGTTCCGCATCGACGAACGCCGCGTTTCCGCCAGCTCTCTGGGCTTCTGCAATGATATGCAGGGCCAGAGTGGTTTTACCCGAAGATTCCGGGCCGTAAATTTCTATGACGCGACCACGCGGAACGCCGCCGATTCCCAGTGCCATATCGAGACCGATGGAGCCAGTGGGGATGAACGGGATTGTATGTGACGCCTCGTCGTCGAGCCGCATGATGGAGCCCTTGCCGAACTTGCGTTCAATGGTGGTCAGGGCGGTTCCGAGAGCTTCTTTTCGCAGAACTTCGGGGTCAACGGCTTTTCGTGCCATGGGATTTCCTCCGGGGAGATTACAGACGCAACAACTTAAGCAACACGAATCGATACCAGATACCGCCCCGGCGGGCAACATCCATGATCGACCTGCG from uncultured Pseudodesulfovibrio sp. includes the following:
- the rplM gene encoding 50S ribosomal protein L13 — encoded protein: MKTYSPKPEDANREWFIVDATDKILGRLATEITTRLRGKHKPEFAPHMDMGDFIVVINAEKIKVTGQKLDKKMYYKHTNHPGGLKEKTLREMLDKKPENVITAAVKGMLPKNKLSAQLLKKLKVYAGSEHPHAAQAPKTLDI
- a CDS encoding radical SAM protein, which gives rise to MASKKKPQPRMLFATPDGEIFDHPDLLLMCRRGDEFGLPRPDEITPLPAESEFFMLPGRHAMGYNQETGQAEVMEELAVAAFASPGHTLSGISAYESDDDAPILPLLSYGAIGYANGKFWVCAKKVDEDKRQIFKNIPPDRVEAGAHNLISEMPENRLVNHLAGCALASGCPAAKNLALGRFECPLPTAQACNARCVGCISEQPEDSGFPSPQCRISFTPTAEEIVQIMRRHESRERRPIFSFGQGCEGEPLTEAELICDSIKQYRADGGTGTVNVNTNGSLHQTMPALKIAGVNSIRVSLNSARKGPYEAYYRPKGYTFEDVRETIAKAHDVGLFVSLNLLYFPGITDTEEEFDALVELGESCRYDFIQLRNLNLDPELYLKLMKPFGHSPCMGFMNFKRRLKKALPWIEYGYFNPFLG
- the recA gene encoding recombinase RecA, with translation MARKAVDPEVLRKEALGTALTTIERKFGKGSIMRLDDEASHTIPFIPTGSIGLDMALGIGGVPRGRVIEIYGPESSGKTTLALHIIAEAQRAGGNAAFVDAEHALDPGYAKRLGVKTDELLISQPDYGEQALEIADLLVRSGAMDVVVIDSVAALIPQAELEGQMGETQVGGQARLMSHALRKLTGTIHKSNCVVIFINQIRMKIGMTGYGNPETTSGGNALKFYASCRLDIRRIQTLKDKEESYGIRARIKVVKNKVAPPFRQALVDVLYGQGISRMGELIDMGVEHGIVDKSGSWFAFGSEKLGQGKENVRQLLQENPDIAEAIEEKLMQHLGYREAPEAEDGGDAGE
- the rpsI gene encoding 30S ribosomal protein S9; this encodes MMSDFTYSTGKRKNAISRTRLYAGTGQITVNGRPFEDYFPRKTLQMIVQQPLKLVKMLDKYDIKANCSGGGVAGQAEALRHGISRALCEIDPELRAVLKPAGLLTRDARKKERKKYGLRGARASFQFSKR
- the alaS gene encoding alanine--tRNA ligase, which codes for MNAAEIRKRFLEYFEKNGHFIEESAPLIPKDDPSLMFTNAGMVQFKKVFLGQEKRDYNRATTSQKCLRVGGKHNDLENVGRTARHHTFFEMLGNFSFGDYFKEDAIKFCWEFLTEELKLDKDRLYITIYKDDDEAGELWKKLCNIPEERIFKLGEKDNFWSMGDTGPCGPCSEVHFDQGEEVGCGPNCGIGKCDCDRYLEIWNLVFMQYDQAEDGTRTELPRPSIDTGMGLERIAAVCQGVASNYETDLFQSIIQYTADLAGVKYRENEEIDTALQVIADHSRAIAFLIPDQVLPSNEGRGYILRRLIRRAYRFGKLMGLEGSFLWKTASKVIDDMGGHYKELEETRDFMVEVVKGEEEGFAKTLDKGLELLEEELAELKKTNAKIVPGETTFKLYDTYGFPIDIVRDIAEKHGMDVDEPSFDTLMQEQKDRSKAAWKGSGEKDVASIFQTLLEQDVTSEFSGYDTMADQSDIAYLMNMDGSVVSSLPEGATGWLVAGVTPFYGESGGQVGDTGEIAASAGKAEVSDTVKPSKNLTAHKITVVEGELKTGDPVFLNVDRSQRLATMRNHTVTHLLHAALQKVLGDHAKQAGSLVGPDRLRFDFTHIKGLSQDEIAEVEAIVNQNVLDAIPVDRSVMSIEDAQAKGATALFGEKYGDTVSIIEVPGVSMEFCGGTHLDNTGIAGGFVITSESGVAAGIRRIEAATGGNAIAYLNERRAAVAEAGAMLKARPEELSKKVKDLQQQVKDMAKEMKSLQAKLASGAGRDMMSEIEEINGVKVLAVELEAPNMGVMLEQMDALRSKIDSGIICLVAGHDEGKVSVALAVTKDLHDRFKAGDLIKPVAGEVGGGGGGRPDLARAGGSNAAGIPNAIAKIKELVAG